gaaggggggtaTACAGGACAGAAAGGGGCCAGGGTTGTAGGCAGGGGTGGGAGTTGGAGGCTGGGATGGGGGGGGGATGCGCTCCTGACCAATTCCCTCCACCTCCCCTCGGGCTAGCCATTACCATGGCAACTAGGGTTATTGGGCTCTGGAGGGAAGACAAAGGTGGGGTTGCTCCTGGAACTCTAGGGAAGGGCCAGGGTGTGAGGACCTGCACTGGAAACAGACCTTCCCACACCCCAATTTACTGCCCTGGCCTCCCCCCAGTCATGAAAGCCCCCTCTTTTCCATCTCAGCAGCCTCCAGGGGTCATTTCAGCTGAATGTCCTCCCCAGGTCCACCCCCTCTTACGTTCAGCGTTACTAAAAATCAGGGTTCCCATCCCatcagagggaaactgaggcacaagctcctggtgaatgggggggggggtcagcctTTCACTCAATATGTGGGTTTGCCATCTAGATCTCCCATTGGGGCTCCCCCCTCCAATCATCCCCTCTTCCAGAGCCTCCTCTGCAGGGGTCTCTGGTTGTTGCTTCTATTTTCAGATACTATcactttaccccccccccctcttctttctcttctgcttAAACTCTCCTCCTTCCCCTAGTCCCCCCTCTTTCCATTTCTGGATGCTTCTGATGTCAGCGGTTTCCCCGCCTTCGGGTTCCCTAGCCCCCCCTTTGGTCCTagactccttccttcttctcagaTCCCTATGAGCTGGAAAGAGATCACTGGAGAGAGTCTGGAAAACTGGGGCGCGGGAAGGAGCTTTAGAACACCCCCATCAGGACCCCAGCGAGCTTGGGGACATTTCCTGTGAATCCACCAAAAGCAACAAGCCATGTTACTCTATCTGATGAAAGGGATTCGGGGGGAGCAATGAGTAAAGGGGTTGGCTCCTAGGAGGGTCCCTCTGAGGGCGTAGAAAGGACTCAAAAGGGCTGAGAGATAGATCGAAACCTTCTTCCCTCCAGACTTTGGAGAAGCAGAGCTGTCATATTGTGGGGTGCTCCAGTAGCCCCTAGATTTAAGGCAGGCATCTGTTCTGTAGAATCCCCTGAAACCTAGTCTGCAATGCCTTCTAGAGAAGAGGGGAGCAAGACCTCCAGGGGGGAAAAGGCTGCACCTTCCCTGgattctctccctcccaccccacaccTCTCCCTTGTCCTCTGTCTAGGTGGCTGAGCCATACTTCCCTAACCTTTTGGGGAGCATCCATCCAGAAGATTCCTTATTGGTCCAGAACCGGAGGAAGAGAAAACACGGAAATCCCAGCATGGGGACCCGAGCTCCCTGCTTGACTTCATAGTCGGGGGCACCACTGGCTTGTCTCCCCCATTAACTTCCAGGACACTGAAGAAAGTGTACCCCCAAGCATGGAGACTGAGGACTCGAGCTGCTGACCCCATCCTCACCTCCTGCCCTCTGACCTGCCCTTCCTTAGCTGACTTGAGCACTCCAATGCTGAGTCGCAGAGGTGGCCTAGGGGCGGCTGGCCTGGCGTCAGTGCCAGGCTTGTGGGCATCATGGGGGTGTGCTTGAGTGGAGCTCCTGGCTGAGACCGAACCCCCACCCCTAGGAGttgaggggggtgggggggccgaGGAGAGGATGGCTGTGGGCGGCTTGGGCGCCGAGGAGGCCTCCCTGCGCTCCAATGCCTTGTCCTGGCTGGCCTGCGGGCTCCTGGCCCTTCTGGCTAACTCCTGGATTATCCTCAGTATCTCGGCCAAGCAGCAGAAGCACAAACCCCTGGAGTTGCTGCTCTGCTTCCTGGCGGGCACCCACATCCTCATGGCGGCTGTGCCCCTCACCACCTTTGCCGTGGTGCAGCTCCGGCGCCAGGCCTCGTCCGACTACGACTGGAACGAGAGTATCTGCAAGGTCTTCGTGTCCACCTATTACACGCTGGCCCTGGCCACCTGCTTCACTGTCGCCTCGCTCTCCTACCACCGCATGTGGATGGTGCGCTGGCCCGTCAACTACCGTCTCAGCAATGCCAAGAAGCAGGCACTGCACGCTGTCATGGGCATTTGGATGGTCAGCTTCATCCTCTCCACGCTGCCCTCCATTGGCTGGCACAACAACGGCGAGCGCTACTATGCCCGTGGCTGCCAGTTCATAGTCTCCAAGATCGGCCTGGGCTTTGGCGTCTGCTTCAGCCTCCTGCTTCTTGGGGGCATTGTCATGGGGCTGGTCTGCGTGGCCATCACCTTCTACCAGACGCTGTGGGCCCGGCCCCGGAGGGCTCGGCAGGCCAGGAGAGCAGGCTGTGGGGCTGGCTCCAAGGCCGGAGGACCTGGGGGCTTGGGGATGCGGCCGGCCTTTGAGGTCCCAGCCATTGTGGTGGAAGATGCCCGAGGAAAGCGGCGCTCCTCTCTCGATGGCTCTGAGTCAGCCAAGACATCTCTGCAGGTCACCAACCTGGTCAGCGCCATCGTCTTTCTCTATGACTCACTCACAGGGGTGCCCATCTTGGTGAGATTGGGGTCCCCCACCTGCACCCCCAATAGCTAGGTCCTAGCACCATCACTTGACCTCCCTGCCCATCTGCTAGGTATCTGCTTCATCATCCAGCAGCTCCATCATCCAGCGGCTCCATCATCCAGCGGCTCCATCATCCACCGCCTTCTCTATCTCCATCACTTCCCATGAACTTCTCACCATTCAGCTCCATTCATCCCTGGTCTTTGCTTCCATTTCCCATTCTCTAGCTCCATCATCTTTCCTATTGCTCCACTGTTCACCCCCTTATATTGACCATCTGGTTGTGATCATCCCCTGATTCACAGAGCTCAGAGGTGCACTGGCCTCTGTGCACTGCTGAGTGGCTACCCCCAAGGGCTcagcacacccccccccccatgcaggTTTTTGTATCCACATCTTGTCCCAAGTCCTGGATTTCTCTCTGACTGCACCTTTACTGTACTGAGATTTCTCCTGCTTGCCCAAAGTCTTGTGTAATCTATTTGAGGTGTGCCTGGGCAAGGGGAAACCCTGGTAAGTTATTTGATCCAGGAacattattactatttattttatttttttgtcttgtttgtggatcacagccagcagtgctcagggattactcctggctctgtaccttgtgatcacttctggcagggctgcGGGGAATGCATATAGTGTgccaggattgagcccaggttggccacatgcaaggcaagtgtcttacccactttactatctctccagcccttagttattttatttaagtatagcTGTTTTACTTAAGAActgaagctggggctggagagatagcatggaggtacggcgtttgcctttcatacagaaggtcgttggttcaaatcccagcatcccatatggtcccccgtgcctgccaggagcaatttctgagcatggagccaggagtaacccctgagcactgctgggtgtgacccaaagacaaaaaaaaaaaaaacaaaactgaagctatagtacaacaggtaagtcatttgccttgtatgtggcagatccaggtttgatccctggcatcctatatggtcccctgagcactgttaggagtgaatccagagtgcagagccaggagtaagctctgagcactgccagatgtgaccacacatacacacaaaaaatttatGTACCCTGAACCAAGAACCAGGTACTCCAAATGATATCTATGACTATTCATtgatatggaaaaatattttcttaccttTACTTTTGGGGAACTGGGGCCACCCTctggagctcaggagttattcctgatggaAAAATAATCCCCCCCCCAGGTGTGTGGGTGGAGtatgtgggccatacctggctgtgctcagacttactcttggctttgtgctcagaggtcactcgtGATGGTGCTCTGCGGATCCAATTTGGTGttagggatttgaacctgggacAGCACATGCAGGACAAGTGTTTTaagccttgtactatctctccagtcctggaaactttttgtttttgtttttgtttttgtttgtttttttgtttttgagccacacccggtgatgctcagggactactgctgcctatgtgctcagaaatcacccctggctttggggaccatatgggatgtggcgGGGGATGGGGGTCGAaccttggtttgtcctaggttagcgcattcaagggaaacgccctactgcctgagccaccactccggcccatcCTGGgaacatttttcattatttgttttttgggctacacccgctggctctgctctcagggataacCTTGATAAGCTCTAGAGGAGGTGGCAGGGACTCTATGCGATGCTGGACATTAAACcttggtcagtcatgtgcaagtcaAGGTAAGCGCTGTATCTGATAAAGTGTTGTTCAGGCCCTGGGAacgttttttaaaatattcccaaatgggctgcagagatagcacagtggtaggactttgccttgcacagtgctgacccaggactgatggtcgTTTGacttccagcatcctatatggtcccccaaatgcagagccaggagtaaccccctgagcatcaattctGTTTTTGGATAGCAGAAAATACTGGGACCATCTGGCCCCCTTTCCTGGGACGCCAGgcgtttattctttttttttttttttttggttgttgggtcacaccggcagcactcaggggttcctcctggctctatgctcagaaatcgctcctggggcctggagagatagcacatcggcgtttgtcttgcaagcagccgatccaggaccaaaggtggttggttcgaatcccggtgtcccatatggtcccccgtgcctgctaggaactatttctgagcagacagccaggagtaacccctgagcaccgccgggtgtggcccaaaaagccaaaaaaaaaaaaaaaagaaaaagaagaaatcgctcctggcaggctcggaggaccatatggaatgcaaggatttgaaccactgaccttcttcgtgcaaggcgaacaccttatctccatgctatctctccaacccctggccTTTATTCTTAACATTCTCCCCCATCTATTTTACCTGGTCCCCTCCATTCTACCTAGCTCAGGCCTACCCTTCCTGACTTTCTATCCATTCACCCACCTGCCTCCTACCTAGTGAAAATCTGGGGCCCACAGTCCTGAGCCCTGATCCTGCCCTCTGCCCCTCCAGGTGGTGAGTTTCTTCTCCCTCAAGTCGGACTCTGCACCTCCCTGGATGGTGCTGGCCGTGCTCTGGTGCTCCATGGCTCAGACGCTGCTGCTGCCGCCCTTCATCTGGTCCTGCGAGCGCTACCGGGCCGACGTGCGCACCGTGTGGGAGCAGTGTGTGGCCATCATGTCTGAGGAGGATGGTGACGACGGTCAGAGGGAGCCCAGAGGCCCTTTCCTGACCCTTTCTCCCCCCACCCTGGGCTGGGGGCCAGGATGGGCTGGCCTTGCACTGCCCCCTGCTAGACAGAACCTACGCTCCCCTTCCCCTTAAGACGTGCCCTGAGTCCTACCTAGCTGGACCCCCAAGGCAGGCCAATCCAGAAGGGCTTCTAGGCTGGGAAAGGGGCATTGTCCATAAGTAGTCCCCTGTAGGCGGTATTAGGCAACCGAGGCATAGAAAGTCGTGCCCACAGAGCTGGGCTGCTGCAAGGCTGGGTCTCCACAGTCTGTAACCATTCTGCCACTTTCTCTCCTAGACGGCAGCTGTGATGACTATGGGGATGGCCGCTTGTGCAAAGTTCGCTTCGATGCTAACGGGGCCACAGGCGTGGGGGGCAGAGACCCCACCCAAGTGAagctgctgcctgcaaggcacatgctcttCCCGCCCCTGGAGCGGGTCCACTACTTACAGGTATGGCACCTCCTAACTCAGGATcgcctcactacttttttttctagtctccctctttttgggggggagtaggGGACATGCAATACCCAGAGTCACTTATCCCACAAGTGCTCTAGGCCTTTGAGCTTTGTCTCTTGAGCCATCCTGACCCCTAACCCTGGCctgcaaggcacttgctttgcatgtggttgacgggggttcaattcccagcaaagcatagggttccctgagcagtaccagaatgatttctgagcacagagcaagggataagccctgagcactgcctggtgtggcccaaaaaccaaaaagggaaaaagaggggctggagaggtggcgctagaggtaaggcgtttgccttgcaagcgctagcctaggatggcgtcctatatggtcccccgcaagccaggagtgatttctgagtgcataaccaggagtgtgcccatccccaaaataaaagggaaaaagaaacacatctCTTCCTGCATCATTTAGTGCTGGTGGAGGGGTGATAGCTGAAGGGGTTGGAGGCCATTTTGTAGAGTcccaatagaatttttttttggagggagggcacCTAGCCTGCCTCTGCGCTCAAGGATTTCTCTTAGCtgtgtgctggggaccatatgagtttgGAACTGGTTTAGCCCCTAGCAGCTCCTTCACTAGTATTCTGAGTCCTGTCTCCTCTCACCCTCTCCCTGTACAGCATCTTTGACCTTTGCTTTGCGTCTTCCTTTCTCCTATCCTCAGGTTCCTCTGTCCCGCCGACTGTCCCACGATGAAACCAACATCTTTACCCCTAGGACACCCGGCTCCTTCCTGCACAAGTGGTCGTCCTCTGATGACATTCGAGTCCTCCCACCCCAGAG
The Suncus etruscus isolate mSunEtr1 chromosome 4, mSunEtr1.pri.cur, whole genome shotgun sequence genome window above contains:
- the GPR162 gene encoding probable G-protein coupled receptor 162; amino-acid sequence: MAVGGLGAEEASLRSNALSWLACGLLALLANSWIILSISAKQQKHKPLELLLCFLAGTHILMAAVPLTTFAVVQLRRQASSDYDWNESICKVFVSTYYTLALATCFTVASLSYHRMWMVRWPVNYRLSNAKKQALHAVMGIWMVSFILSTLPSIGWHNNGERYYARGCQFIVSKIGLGFGVCFSLLLLGGIVMGLVCVAITFYQTLWARPRRARQARRAGCGAGSKAGGPGGLGMRPAFEVPAIVVEDARGKRRSSLDGSESAKTSLQVTNLVSAIVFLYDSLTGVPILVVSFFSLKSDSAPPWMVLAVLWCSMAQTLLLPPFIWSCERYRADVRTVWEQCVAIMSEEDGDDDGSCDDYGDGRLCKVRFDANGATGVGGRDPTQVKLLPARHMLFPPLERVHYLQVPLSRRLSHDETNIFTPRTPGSFLHKWSSSDDIRVLPPQSRALGGPPEYLGGRRQRLEDDEEEEAEGGGLASLRQFLEGGLLGSGGPPRGPGFFREEITTFIDETPLPSPAASPCPSPRRLRSLGLSPRRLSLGSPDSRAIGLPLGLSTGRRCSLTGGEASARAWGGSWGPGNPIFPQLTL